In Spirochaeta lutea, a single genomic region encodes these proteins:
- a CDS encoding NAD(P)-binding protein: protein MHPSFPIAIIGGGPVGLAAAANLALWGLPFTVFEAGEKVGTAVRSWGHIRMFSPWKYTMDRAAEQLLKNQGWKAPQGSLLPTGKELVEDFLEPLAALPGIQPHIKTSSRVLSVQRYGIDKVKSRGRTSFPFELSYIHAGSIEKAYASAVIDATGTWGNPNPAGSGGVPAQGEITNKNRIFYGIPDRSPGRRSRYWNKAVAVLGSGHSAIHSLLELHALKGDAPRSQIFWIMRRALTPGLFGGGAKDDLPARATLGQKAQALMDQGFIQVIAPFRLETIDSEPDSLRITGSDGRRSVHVRGLDALVVNTGGRPDFSFLRELRHTFDPVLESVPALAEHIDPNYHSCGTVIAHGEAELRQPEPGFYIVGSKSYGRAPSFLMATGFEQVRSIAAFLAGDQEAARRVELHLPETGVCGVRE from the coding sequence GCACCGCGGTTCGGTCTTGGGGCCATATACGCATGTTCTCCCCCTGGAAATATACCATGGATCGGGCGGCAGAACAGCTTCTCAAGAACCAGGGCTGGAAGGCTCCGCAAGGCAGCCTGCTTCCCACCGGAAAGGAACTCGTGGAGGATTTCCTTGAACCCCTGGCGGCTCTGCCCGGGATACAACCTCACATCAAGACATCATCTCGGGTGTTATCGGTTCAGCGCTACGGCATTGATAAGGTTAAGAGCCGAGGCAGGACCAGTTTTCCCTTTGAACTATCCTACATACACGCCGGGTCAATCGAGAAGGCCTACGCCTCAGCGGTTATCGATGCCACGGGGACCTGGGGCAACCCGAATCCGGCCGGATCGGGGGGTGTCCCGGCCCAGGGAGAAATCACCAATAAGAACCGGATATTCTACGGCATACCGGACCGCAGCCCGGGCCGCCGTTCGCGGTATTGGAACAAGGCCGTGGCAGTGCTCGGGAGCGGGCACTCCGCCATACACTCTCTGTTGGAACTCCATGCCTTGAAGGGTGATGCACCCAGGTCCCAGATATTCTGGATCATGCGGAGGGCTTTGACCCCGGGACTGTTCGGAGGCGGAGCCAAGGATGATCTGCCGGCCCGGGCAACCTTGGGACAGAAGGCTCAAGCCCTGATGGATCAGGGATTCATCCAGGTGATTGCACCCTTCCGCCTGGAAACCATAGACTCGGAACCCGATAGCCTCCGGATTACTGGTTCAGATGGGCGCCGATCCGTTCATGTCCGGGGACTGGACGCCCTGGTGGTAAACACCGGGGGCCGGCCGGATTTTTCCTTCCTTCGCGAACTACGCCACACCTTCGATCCCGTCCTTGAATCCGTCCCGGCCCTGGCTGAGCACATCGATCCGAATTACCACAGCTGCGGCACCGTAATCGCCCACGGCGAGGCCGAACTCCGCCAGCCTGAGCCGGGATTCTACATCGTGGGCTCAAAAAGCTATGGCCGCGCGCCGAGTTTTCTCATGGCCACGGGCTTCGAGCAGGTGCGCAGCATCGCGGCCTTTCTTGCCGGCGACCAGGAAGCAGCCCGCCGGGTAGAGTTACACCTCCCTGAAACCGGGGTCTGCGGGGTTAGGGAGTGA